From one Coriobacteriia bacterium genomic stretch:
- a CDS encoding ABC transporter substrate-binding protein: protein MERSTTARRSAGLIALLCALVLALGVALAPLSVQAAESAGSSAADKAASTGATREFTDSLGRTVEIPENVTAIAASGPLAQQVLMTIAPDKLVGLASELSDSQKKYFGEQYGDLPVFGQFYGGKGDTLNKEAVAAANPQVVIDVGEEKDGMAEDFDALQDQMGIPVVHIASTLATYDQAYTMLGELLGMPDKAKELADYCANAYEQVKSVMDSIPEDERTSVLYLTGEDGTSVLAKGSYQANVIDMVANNAAVVDDPSAKSNQTSLEQISNWNPEVIIFAPKSYYDKAADDPTWSALTAISSGSYYQVPAEPFNWLNGPPSVNQVLGMQWLPRILYADKFDDSLYDVVSSYYKTFYGYDLTQDEFNELTATAVPEDLK from the coding sequence ATGGAACGTAGCACAACCGCACGGCGCTCGGCGGGGCTCATCGCCCTGCTGTGCGCGCTGGTCTTGGCGCTCGGCGTGGCTCTGGCCCCGCTGAGTGTCCAGGCAGCCGAGTCTGCGGGCTCGTCTGCGGCCGATAAGGCCGCCAGCACGGGTGCCACTCGCGAGTTCACGGACTCGCTGGGCCGCACCGTCGAGATCCCGGAGAACGTCACGGCCATCGCCGCCTCGGGCCCGCTGGCCCAGCAGGTGCTCATGACCATCGCCCCCGACAAGCTCGTGGGCCTGGCCAGCGAGCTCTCCGACTCGCAGAAGAAGTACTTCGGCGAGCAGTATGGTGACCTGCCCGTGTTTGGCCAGTTCTACGGCGGCAAGGGCGACACGCTGAACAAGGAGGCCGTCGCCGCTGCCAACCCCCAGGTCGTCATCGACGTGGGCGAGGAGAAGGACGGCATGGCGGAGGACTTCGACGCCCTGCAGGATCAGATGGGCATCCCGGTCGTCCACATCGCCTCGACGCTTGCCACCTACGATCAGGCTTACACGATGCTGGGCGAGCTGCTCGGCATGCCTGACAAGGCCAAGGAGCTGGCTGACTACTGCGCCAACGCTTACGAGCAGGTCAAGAGCGTCATGGACTCCATTCCCGAGGACGAGCGCACCTCCGTGCTCTATCTGACGGGCGAGGACGGCACGAGCGTGCTGGCCAAGGGCTCCTATCAGGCCAACGTCATCGACATGGTTGCCAACAACGCAGCCGTCGTCGACGACCCGTCTGCCAAGTCCAACCAGACGAGCCTCGAGCAGATCTCGAACTGGAACCCCGAAGTCATCATCTTTGCTCCGAAGAGCTACTACGACAAGGCCGCCGACGACCCCACGTGGTCTGCTCTGACGGCCATCTCGTCCGGCTCGTACTACCAGGTGCCTGCTGAGCCGTTCAACTGGCTCAACGGTCCGCCGTCGGTCAACCAGGTGCTCGGCATGCAGTGGCTGCCGCGCATCCTGTACGCCGATAAGTTTGACGACAGCCTGTACGATGTTGTCTCTAGCTACTATAAGACGTTCTACGGCTACGATCTCACGCAGGACGAGTTTAACGAGCTGACGGCTACCGCTGTCCCCGAGGACCTCAAGTAA